A window of Flavobacterium flavigenum contains these coding sequences:
- a CDS encoding tail fiber protein codes for MKTKLFLMFCLFLAAISNYAQSSATQSGIAVQGIARDANNTALTNQTIDLTFTLYYLDASSIEQTIYKVTRKVTTDAFGVFSDVIDPTAVNNNLFANNAAYLRIEKGSELISDEKLRHVPYAIAANNGVPTGSIMPFIGTVAPEGWVLCNGAALPTTAKALIAMVGNNAPNLQGMFLRGTGINPVNNEAGPALKATQNEELKSHLHGKGTLTTGTAGNHNHANGSSNMLMNYTGSNTSDGLDNTGNEVDLMSMKAMLDAGNHTHTISGETAASGGNETRPVNYGVNYIIKL; via the coding sequence ATGAAAACAAAATTATTTTTAATGTTTTGCCTTTTTTTGGCAGCAATTTCTAATTACGCCCAAAGTTCAGCCACTCAGTCAGGAATAGCAGTACAGGGAATTGCCAGAGATGCAAACAATACAGCTTTAACAAATCAGACCATCGATCTTACTTTTACACTGTATTATCTGGATGCTTCAAGTATCGAACAGACTATTTATAAAGTTACAAGAAAAGTCACAACCGATGCGTTTGGAGTATTTTCGGATGTAATAGATCCAACGGCAGTTAACAACAACTTATTTGCTAACAATGCTGCTTATCTTAGAATTGAAAAAGGTTCAGAGTTGATTTCTGATGAAAAACTGCGTCATGTGCCATATGCAATAGCTGCCAATAACGGTGTTCCAACCGGTTCTATTATGCCTTTCATCGGGACTGTTGCTCCAGAAGGATGGGTACTTTGCAACGGAGCAGCCCTTCCCACTACTGCTAAAGCTTTGATTGCTATGGTTGGGAATAATGCACCAAACCTGCAAGGTATGTTTTTAAGAGGTACAGGAATAAATCCAGTAAATAATGAGGCTGGACCGGCTTTAAAAGCAACACAGAATGAAGAGTTGAAGAGTCACTTACATGGAAAAGGTACATTAACTACCGGAACAGCTGGTAACCACAACCATGCTAATGGAAGCAGTAATATGCTTATGAATTATACCGGAAGCAACACATCTGACGGATTAGATAATACGGGTAATGAAGTTGATTTAATGAGCATGAAAGCTATGCTTGATGCAGGTAATCATACTCATACAATTTCTGGAGAAACGGCTGCTTCAGGCGGAAACGAGACTCGTCCTGTTAACTATGGTGTAAATTATATCATCAAATTATAA